In Pseudothermotoga hypogea DSM 11164 = NBRC 106472, the following are encoded in one genomic region:
- a CDS encoding ABC transporter permease produces MRCLRYQMKNSSRFEFSVLGVLLLFVVWFVVSKLVSSDLVFPGPEKVLLHSYRLLVEGKLLEPVGLTFLRAFFGMGLALLVGTILGFLMGLSERIYLLLQPLNMAIRSVPIVSWLSTVILAWGIGWRGVVFIVFVSLLPIVTFNVCEGVRVVDKKLVEMAKVYSLPKWKIFRAIYMGSVWPFLLSSLKLSIGSMWKVAIVAEYLIGETGLGVQIMQAKFYVNTTEVFSYTVVAVAFGLILEALFSFLWERGSFEVHS; encoded by the coding sequence GTGCGATGCCTTCGATACCAGATGAAAAATTCTTCGCGTTTTGAATTTTCCGTCCTTGGGGTACTGCTACTCTTTGTCGTCTGGTTCGTTGTGTCGAAACTTGTTTCGTCCGATCTGGTCTTTCCTGGACCTGAAAAAGTTTTGCTACATTCGTACCGGCTGCTGGTCGAAGGCAAACTGCTCGAACCGGTTGGCTTAACTTTTCTCAGGGCTTTTTTTGGTATGGGCCTGGCACTGCTCGTGGGTACGATCCTTGGATTCCTAATGGGTCTTTCTGAGCGGATCTATCTCTTACTTCAACCGTTGAACATGGCCATCAGGTCCGTTCCGATCGTCTCGTGGCTTTCGACCGTCATACTCGCCTGGGGCATAGGATGGCGTGGCGTGGTTTTCATAGTTTTCGTCTCACTTTTGCCGATCGTAACGTTCAACGTTTGCGAAGGCGTTCGCGTTGTGGACAAGAAACTCGTCGAGATGGCGAAGGTTTACTCATTACCCAAGTGGAAGATCTTCAGGGCGATCTACATGGGTTCCGTCTGGCCGTTTCTACTGTCATCCTTGAAGTTGAGCATAGGCAGCATGTGGAAAGTGGCGATCGTTGCGGAGTATCTCATAGGCGAAACGGGCCTTGGGGTACAGATCATGCAGGCCAAGTTCTATGTGAACACGACAGAGGTTTTTTCCTACACGGTTGTGGCTGTTGCGTTCGGACTCATCCTGGAAGCGTTATTTTCATTCCTTTGGGAGCGAGGTAGCTTTGAAGTGCATTCTTGA
- a CDS encoding ABC transporter ATP-binding protein: protein MKCILELKGIFKNYGKLPVLGGIDLKLFESDAVAIVGPSGCGKTTLLRVIANLEKPDSGLINRFYNRLGFVFQEDRLIPWYNVRKNLELVCDDERKIQRTLQRVGLAGFEHYKPGQLSGGMKQRLNFARALIVEPELLLLDEPFRSLDTPTKIRLINDLSVLLENMNIGYVLVTHDMREALSLAKRIYIMRGRPAKFVHHIELRNKMDFFDPSFLQLEKTILSHMEDAEAFQ, encoded by the coding sequence TTGAAGTGCATTCTTGAGCTCAAAGGAATTTTTAAAAACTACGGAAAGTTACCTGTACTCGGTGGGATAGATCTCAAACTGTTCGAGTCCGATGCGGTGGCGATCGTTGGGCCGTCAGGCTGTGGAAAAACAACTTTGCTCAGGGTCATAGCCAATCTGGAAAAGCCAGACTCCGGGCTGATCAACAGATTCTATAACCGATTGGGTTTCGTTTTTCAGGAAGACAGACTGATACCCTGGTACAACGTGCGTAAAAATCTTGAGCTCGTTTGTGACGATGAAAGAAAGATACAGCGAACGCTTCAACGGGTAGGGCTTGCTGGCTTCGAACACTACAAACCCGGCCAGCTCAGTGGAGGCATGAAGCAGAGGTTGAATTTTGCACGCGCTTTGATCGTCGAACCGGAGCTACTTTTGCTGGATGAACCTTTCAGGAGTTTGGACACACCGACGAAGATTAGGCTCATCAACGATCTCTCCGTCTTGCTTGAAAACATGAATATCGGCTATGTCCTGGTGACACACGACATGAGAGAAGCTTTGAGCCTGGCGAAGCGCATTTACATCATGCGAGGCCGACCGGCAAAGTTCGTACATCACATCGAACTTAGAAATAAGATGGACTTTTTCGATCCTTCATTTCTGCAACTTGAGAAAACGATCCTGTCACATATGGAAGATGCGGAGGCTTTCCAATGA
- a CDS encoding undecaprenyl phosphate translocase family protein, whose protein sequence is MNVLRGFLIGLANLVPGVSGATMAVIVGVYERLIDAVANFVKLRFKREQIAFIVALGIGILAAILVGSAGMKHLLERSPAVAYAIFFGLVLGSIPKLRREISDLKLFHFAVGASLMLIFELLVHTVQLSGTYVLLTGIIAACAMILPGLSGSLVLLILGVYDDILDALVNLKLAIVLPFGIGVILGIALMAPQRCDAIIVLGGGVLKGPEGYELRPHTFKRLIEGVELAKTYNAFLIVSGGTLPGSSQQPEATIMAQLAQRFEVPNEKVLVDAESKNTYENAKNVAKIVKELNLKELVLVTSAVHMKRAKMSFEKFKVRVHPYPVDYLCDYGPVSWIDFVPTKESLEANMLALHEIVGLLWYRLKTR, encoded by the coding sequence ATGAACGTACTCAGGGGCTTTTTGATAGGTCTTGCGAACCTGGTTCCCGGCGTGAGCGGCGCAACGATGGCCGTCATAGTTGGCGTCTACGAACGGCTGATCGATGCCGTGGCAAACTTCGTGAAGTTGAGATTCAAGAGAGAGCAGATCGCTTTCATCGTTGCACTTGGCATCGGTATTCTTGCTGCAATATTGGTCGGCTCTGCTGGTATGAAACATCTGCTCGAAAGATCTCCGGCCGTCGCTTACGCTATTTTCTTTGGTCTTGTTTTGGGTTCGATTCCAAAATTGCGCAGGGAGATCTCAGATTTAAAACTGTTCCACTTCGCAGTTGGTGCGTCCCTGATGCTTATTTTCGAACTTCTGGTTCACACTGTGCAGCTTTCAGGAACGTACGTTTTGTTGACTGGCATCATCGCTGCGTGTGCGATGATCCTTCCGGGTCTCAGTGGTTCCCTTGTGCTCCTGATACTCGGTGTCTACGATGATATCCTTGATGCCTTGGTGAATCTAAAACTCGCAATCGTCCTTCCTTTTGGAATTGGAGTGATCCTCGGTATAGCGTTGATGGCACCGCAACGTTGCGACGCGATCATCGTTCTGGGTGGGGGCGTTCTCAAAGGACCAGAAGGTTACGAGCTCCGCCCCCACACCTTCAAGAGGCTTATCGAGGGGGTTGAGCTCGCAAAAACTTACAACGCTTTCTTGATAGTCTCCGGTGGAACGCTACCTGGTTCATCTCAGCAACCCGAGGCCACGATAATGGCACAACTGGCGCAGAGATTCGAAGTACCGAACGAAAAGGTATTGGTCGATGCCGAGAGCAAAAACACCTACGAGAACGCCAAGAACGTAGCCAAGATCGTGAAGGAGTTGAACTTGAAAGAATTGGTTCTGGTCACATCCGCGGTGCACATGAAGAGAGCGAAGATGAGCTTTGAGAAGTTCAAAGTTCGAGTCCATCCTTACCCGGTGGATTACTTGTGCGATTATGGTCCAGTGAGCTGGATCGACTTCGTTCCAACAAAAGAGTCGCTCGAAGCGAACATGCTTGCTCTTCACGAGATCGTGGGTTTACTGTGGTACCGGCTCAAAACGCGTTGA
- a CDS encoding anaerobic ribonucleoside-triphosphate reductase activating protein has protein sequence MKFARTVLTSLLDYPKSVSVVLFTVGCNFCCPYCHNPELVLAKVSIAEEEEIFEEIRKRKITNRVVITGGEPTVHEDLPAFIRKLKKSDHLVKLDTNGSNPRMMEDLLSAGLLDYVALDIKSGMEKFHTVTGLSEESAKEMFKSVLETLRLLKQYSVPHEIRTTYVPGLLDERDIAEIKELVGDSTWYLQRFRPQKTLRSFTNVTSSTYEDLFKLASKFGAKVR, from the coding sequence TTGAAATTCGCAAGAACTGTCTTGACGAGTCTTCTGGACTATCCAAAATCGGTCTCAGTCGTCCTCTTCACTGTCGGGTGCAATTTTTGTTGTCCGTACTGCCACAATCCCGAACTGGTACTGGCGAAGGTGAGCATAGCAGAGGAAGAAGAAATATTTGAAGAAATACGCAAGAGGAAAATCACCAATCGCGTGGTGATAACGGGTGGAGAACCCACGGTGCACGAAGACCTTCCAGCGTTCATTCGCAAGCTGAAAAAGAGCGATCACCTTGTGAAACTCGACACGAACGGGAGCAACCCGAGAATGATGGAGGATCTCCTTTCGGCCGGACTTCTGGATTACGTTGCGCTCGATATCAAATCAGGGATGGAGAAGTTCCACACAGTTACGGGTCTGAGCGAAGAATCTGCGAAAGAGATGTTCAAAAGCGTCCTCGAGACTTTGAGACTCTTGAAACAGTATTCAGTCCCACACGAAATCAGAACCACGTACGTTCCTGGACTGCTGGACGAACGAGACATCGCGGAAATCAAAGAACTTGTTGGAGACAGCACATGGTATTTGCAACGCTTTAGGCCACAAAAGACGCTGAGGTCTTTTACAAACGTTACAAGCTCGACCTATGAGGATCTGTTTAAGCTCGCCTCGAAATTCGGAGCGAAAGTGAGGTGA